A single region of the Psychrobacter alimentarius genome encodes:
- a CDS encoding BCCT family transporter, with the protein MAIRPPLEELNIKTHDKGFYKGFNRFVTVTSKIFVTLVVIWILSDIERSGAMLDAMKNWSYANLNGYYTYSIAFYILVCLTVILWPSFGRIKLGSDPNGKPEFSNFSWFSMIFGAGIGIGVLTYSAAEPLWHLMNNPDIIMSKEIILSSMSSNGIALPQGADVFAFYQDQVAANALAPIDNLVIPKSDEALDTAFRYAFFHWGIGAWATYCLVGICLAFFAYTRGLPLTMRSALAPLFGKHLEGPLGNIIDVAAVIATIFGVAQTIGIGLSSFASGLYSITGISWLVTDAVNPEPTTGALLMSLLVVMCLSMISALSGVGRGVKWLSNINMVLSFLLLAFFLIFGATMFALEMLGKGIFSYVIHLPAMAVTVWDPNTELGAWQTSWSIFYWAWWIAFAPFVGLFLARISKNRTIREFGLIGIVAPSLTLFVWFSLIGGTGIDLELSGIANGKIFDSGLTAQLFEIIGFMLNPAMAGVLSSMVVVLLLTYLVTSADSALLVINTLNAAGEVQVENGSKHIIVWSIAVTAVVGALILAGGLDAITSAMIVAAIPFSFIIILMAISLLKALILDIARARERKL; encoded by the coding sequence ATGGCTATCCGTCCTCCTTTAGAAGAGTTAAACATAAAAACCCATGACAAAGGTTTTTATAAAGGTTTCAATCGCTTTGTCACCGTGACCTCGAAGATTTTCGTAACGCTGGTGGTGATTTGGATTCTAAGTGACATCGAGCGTTCTGGTGCTATGCTCGATGCCATGAAAAATTGGTCGTATGCCAATCTAAATGGCTACTACACCTATTCTATCGCCTTTTATATTTTAGTCTGTCTGACGGTTATTTTATGGCCGTCATTCGGCCGTATTAAGCTTGGCTCTGACCCTAATGGAAAACCAGAATTTTCAAATTTTTCTTGGTTCTCGATGATATTTGGTGCAGGTATTGGTATTGGTGTTTTGACCTATAGTGCGGCAGAACCCCTTTGGCATTTGATGAATAACCCTGACATCATTATGTCAAAAGAGATAATTTTGTCATCAATGAGTAGCAATGGTATCGCACTGCCGCAAGGCGCTGATGTCTTTGCCTTTTATCAAGATCAGGTCGCGGCTAACGCATTGGCTCCTATTGATAATCTCGTCATACCCAAAAGCGATGAAGCATTAGACACCGCCTTTCGTTATGCGTTTTTTCACTGGGGTATCGGTGCTTGGGCGACGTATTGTTTGGTTGGTATCTGTTTGGCGTTTTTTGCTTATACACGCGGTTTGCCGCTCACCATGCGTTCGGCACTTGCGCCTTTATTTGGCAAGCATTTAGAAGGACCACTTGGCAATATCATCGATGTGGCTGCCGTCATTGCGACTATCTTTGGCGTGGCGCAAACCATCGGTATTGGACTCAGCTCTTTTGCCTCAGGCTTGTATAGTATTACTGGTATCTCGTGGCTAGTCACGGATGCAGTCAATCCTGAACCAACCACAGGCGCATTATTGATGTCGTTGCTTGTGGTCATGTGTCTTTCTATGATTTCAGCCCTATCAGGTGTTGGACGCGGCGTTAAATGGCTCAGTAACATCAACATGGTACTGTCATTTTTACTCCTCGCTTTCTTCTTGATTTTTGGCGCAACGATGTTTGCGTTAGAGATGCTGGGCAAAGGTATTTTTAGCTATGTGATACATCTGCCCGCGATGGCAGTAACAGTTTGGGACCCTAATACCGAACTGGGCGCTTGGCAAACCAGCTGGTCTATTTTTTACTGGGCATGGTGGATTGCGTTTGCCCCCTTTGTTGGTCTGTTCTTGGCACGTATTTCTAAAAACCGTACCATCCGTGAGTTTGGTTTGATTGGGATTGTTGCACCAAGTTTGACGTTGTTTGTTTGGTTCTCTTTGATTGGTGGTACTGGCATTGATTTAGAATTAAGCGGTATTGCAAATGGTAAGATTTTTGATTCAGGATTGACCGCGCAGCTGTTTGAGATTATTGGTTTTATGCTAAACCCAGCGATGGCAGGCGTCTTATCATCGATGGTGGTGGTGCTGCTATTGACGTATTTGGTCACGTCAGCCGATTCTGCATTACTGGTAATTAATACCCTCAATGCTGCGGGTGAAGTCCAAGTCGAGAATGGCTCAAAACATATCATCGTTTGGAGCATTGCGGTTACTGCTGTGGTTGGCGCGTTGATTCTGGCGGGCGGATTAGACGCTATTACCTCAGCCATGATTGTGGCAGCAATTCCCTTCTCGTTTATCATTATTTTAATGGCAATCAGTCTATTAAAAGCATTAATTTTGGACATTGCACGAGCAAGAGAGCGTAAACTGTAA
- a CDS encoding aldehyde dehydrogenase: MTKPHYQLYINGEWCEGSNNQRLDSYNPATGEAWATFACASPEDVERAVSGAKATLNNPEWAKMTATQRGKLLYRLAELIEENAERLGEIETTDSGKLAHETVAQTRYVSDYYRYYAGLADKVEGATLPIDKPDMHVFTTREPIGVVAAVVPWNAQMFLTSTKLGPALAAGCTIILKASEVAPCPMFAFAELIEQAGFPKGVVSVITGDAENCAIPLTSHPDVDKIAFTGGPEAARHVVRNSANSFAVTSLELGGKSPIIVFEDADLESAANGLIAGNFGASGQSCVAGSRGFVHRSILSEIIKRVEEKAKGIVIGNPLNPETHVGPLCTKAQVERIKDTLAKSVAQGATIRFGGQAPEDADLANGNYFCPTLVECPNTDIETQTIEMFGPVMSLVAFDTEDEAIAMANDSVYGLGSGVFTQNLARAHRVSKQIHSGVCWINTYRAISPTAPFGGYNQSGYGREAGSESVLQYTRTKTTWINISAEPMANPFIMR; this comes from the coding sequence ATGACCAAACCTCATTACCAGCTTTATATCAACGGTGAGTGGTGCGAAGGCAGTAACAACCAACGCTTGGACAGCTATAATCCTGCGACTGGCGAAGCATGGGCAACGTTTGCTTGTGCCAGCCCTGAAGATGTTGAGCGCGCGGTCAGCGGCGCAAAAGCCACCCTTAACAATCCTGAATGGGCAAAAATGACCGCCACTCAGCGTGGTAAATTATTGTACCGCTTGGCTGAACTGATCGAAGAGAATGCTGAGAGACTTGGTGAGATTGAGACGACAGACAGTGGCAAATTGGCTCACGAAACGGTCGCTCAAACCCGCTATGTCAGTGACTATTACCGTTATTACGCGGGTCTTGCTGATAAAGTTGAAGGCGCGACGTTACCGATTGATAAGCCTGACATGCATGTCTTCACCACTCGTGAACCCATCGGTGTGGTCGCCGCTGTCGTACCGTGGAATGCCCAGATGTTCTTAACATCGACTAAGCTTGGCCCAGCCCTAGCGGCGGGCTGTACTATTATTTTAAAAGCATCAGAAGTCGCGCCTTGTCCTATGTTTGCGTTTGCTGAATTGATTGAGCAAGCAGGATTCCCTAAAGGAGTGGTCTCTGTCATCACAGGCGATGCCGAAAACTGCGCGATTCCGCTGACCAGTCATCCTGATGTCGATAAAATTGCCTTTACAGGTGGGCCTGAAGCGGCGCGTCACGTGGTCAGAAACTCTGCCAATAGTTTTGCGGTCACAAGCTTAGAGCTTGGCGGCAAGTCTCCTATCATTGTCTTTGAAGATGCGGATTTGGAGAGTGCTGCTAACGGCTTGATCGCTGGCAACTTTGGCGCTTCTGGACAGTCTTGTGTGGCAGGCTCTCGCGGCTTCGTTCATCGCTCTATCTTGTCTGAAATCATCAAACGCGTAGAAGAAAAAGCCAAGGGTATTGTTATTGGCAATCCGCTAAATCCTGAGACACACGTTGGGCCTTTATGTACCAAAGCACAGGTTGAGCGTATCAAAGACACATTAGCAAAATCAGTCGCACAAGGCGCAACCATTCGCTTTGGTGGTCAAGCTCCTGAAGATGCGGATTTGGCAAACGGCAACTATTTTTGTCCAACGCTCGTAGAATGTCCGAATACGGACATCGAAACGCAAACCATTGAGATGTTCGGTCCTGTTATGTCATTGGTCGCATTTGATACCGAAGACGAAGCCATTGCCATGGCAAATGACAGCGTCTATGGCTTGGGTTCAGGTGTGTTTACACAAAACTTGGCGCGCGCCCATCGTGTCTCTAAACAAATCCACTCTGGGGTTTGTTGGATTAATACATACCGTGCTATCTCTCCAACCGCACCGTTTGGTGGTTACAATCAATCAGGTTATGGACGAGAAGCTGGTAGCGAGTCTGTACTGCAATACACACGCACAAAAACGACATGGATTAATATCTCGGCGGAGCCGATGGCTAATCCTTTTATCATGAGATAA
- a CDS encoding LLM class flavin-dependent oxidoreductase produces the protein MKFSLFLHMERLDESQSYEQLHNDFIELAKMADQGGMHAIWTGEHHGMDFTIAPNPFLNLIDLSHHTKNVRLGTGTVIAPFWHPIKLAGEAAMTDIITGGRLDLGIARGAYNFEYERLMPGMDAMEAGGRMRELVPAVQKLWKGDYAHDGKYTQFPSTTSAPKPVQSGGVPMWIAARDPHSHNFAVENDCNVQVTPLWQGMTEIQNLMTAFKNAKAEHGEGKNPKIMLLQHAYVGSNADDVATAAKSISRFYCYFGAWFKNERPIRQGLLEPLSEEEMAAIDMYAPEKMLENMPIGTPEQVIEKLKVYEELGYDEFAFWIDSSMTYEQKRDSLRRFIDDVMPAFA, from the coding sequence ATGAAATTCTCACTATTCCTACACATGGAACGCCTCGACGAATCACAATCTTATGAACAGCTCCATAATGATTTTATTGAGCTGGCAAAAATGGCCGACCAAGGCGGAATGCACGCTATCTGGACAGGCGAACACCATGGTATGGATTTTACCATCGCCCCCAACCCATTTTTAAATTTGATTGATCTATCCCATCACACCAAAAACGTGCGCTTAGGTACGGGTACAGTGATTGCACCCTTCTGGCATCCGATCAAACTGGCGGGCGAAGCTGCCATGACAGACATTATCACAGGCGGCAGATTGGATTTAGGTATCGCGCGCGGTGCTTATAATTTTGAATACGAGCGCTTGATGCCGGGTATGGATGCCATGGAAGCTGGCGGGCGCATGCGAGAGCTTGTCCCTGCCGTCCAAAAACTGTGGAAAGGCGACTACGCCCATGATGGCAAATATACCCAATTCCCATCGACCACCTCAGCGCCAAAACCGGTACAAAGTGGCGGCGTGCCTATGTGGATTGCAGCTCGTGACCCTCATAGCCATAACTTTGCAGTAGAAAACGACTGCAATGTGCAAGTCACCCCACTGTGGCAAGGCATGACCGAAATTCAAAACCTCATGACGGCATTTAAAAATGCCAAAGCTGAGCATGGCGAAGGTAAGAACCCAAAAATCATGTTATTACAGCACGCTTATGTGGGTAGTAATGCCGATGATGTGGCAACAGCAGCAAAATCTATCAGCCGCTTTTACTGCTACTTTGGTGCATGGTTCAAAAACGAACGTCCAATTCGTCAAGGCTTGCTTGAGCCATTAAGCGAAGAAGAAATGGCAGCAATCGATATGTATGCGCCTGAAAAAATGTTAGAAAACATGCCAATAGGAACGCCTGAGCAAGTCATTGAAAAGCTTAAAGTCTATGAAGAATTGGGCTATGACGAATTTGCATTCTGGATCGACTCTAGTATGACGTATGAACAAAAACGCGACTCGTTACGCCGTTTTATTGATGATGTCATGCCTGCGTTTGCATAA
- a CDS encoding flavin reductase family protein, producing the protein MKQLDPKMLRNAFGSYMTGVTVITAVSKDGTPVGFTANSFTSVSLDPPLLLVCPAKSLSTFDVFANCESFVVNILSEDQQTVSNIFASSKEDRFSQIEWHKDEQGNPVIDGALTHFSCKTERNLDAGDHNLLVGEVLNFSNREGHGLGYASGGYFSLALEREAADISTQEKHVCVGVIIEHNGKVIINKSEGKAVLPNTTTDDNTNAVSAIKQFLTDNGIDAQLGAVFSIYENTKTNTNYIFYRAIANSPETKELGEYVAIDDIEKQDFATSAMNSMMTRYAAESENGLYGVYVGQEEQGRVH; encoded by the coding sequence ATGAAACAACTTGATCCTAAAATGCTCCGCAACGCCTTCGGCAGTTATATGACTGGGGTGACCGTGATTACAGCGGTGAGTAAAGATGGTACGCCTGTCGGTTTTACAGCCAACTCTTTTACCTCGGTATCGCTTGATCCGCCATTACTGCTGGTTTGCCCAGCAAAATCTTTATCTACCTTTGATGTGTTTGCTAACTGTGAAAGCTTTGTTGTCAACATCTTAAGTGAAGACCAACAGACCGTGTCGAACATATTTGCCAGCTCTAAAGAAGACCGTTTTAGTCAGATTGAGTGGCACAAAGATGAGCAAGGCAACCCTGTTATCGATGGTGCGCTCACGCATTTTTCTTGTAAAACCGAACGTAACCTCGACGCAGGTGACCACAATCTTTTGGTGGGAGAAGTACTGAATTTCTCTAACCGTGAAGGCCATGGTTTGGGTTATGCATCAGGCGGTTATTTTAGTTTGGCATTAGAGCGCGAAGCGGCAGACATCAGTACCCAAGAAAAACACGTCTGTGTTGGCGTCATTATCGAGCATAACGGTAAAGTGATTATCAACAAAAGCGAAGGTAAAGCCGTCTTACCCAATACGACAACCGATGACAATACCAACGCGGTCAGCGCCATCAAACAGTTTTTGACAGATAACGGTATAGATGCGCAATTGGGCGCTGTGTTTTCAATCTATGAGAATACCAAAACCAATACCAACTATATCTTTTACCGCGCCATTGCAAATTCGCCAGAGACCAAAGAGCTTGGTGAATACGTCGCAATCGATGATATTGAAAAACAAGATTTTGCGACCTCAGCCATGAATTCGATGATGACTCGCTACGCCGCAGAGAGCGAAAACGGTCTTTATGGTGTCTATGTCGGCCAAGAAGAGCAAGGTCGCGTCCACTAA
- a CDS encoding alpha/beta fold hydrolase translates to MKWSREISNGIAYYSSGNQDSNHENDKTTPIVFVHGVGLRAESWYQQVSAFNDRYRCYVIDMPGHGESDLLPNPTLTLEDFAAALNNFIQNVVGEPAIIVGHSLGAMTALQTAVSYPKIVRGVAAFNAIYNRPDNAAQDVQTRAESLLNDLEQNVTDKPIARWFDGNPQYDNEAELCRSWLNNGNRLGYAQAYQMFAHLRGIPAAELKTITVPALLLTGEMDINSSAKMSLTMADILPNANAVIVPEARHMTQMTHANAVNSALERFFAQCDSHHTANV, encoded by the coding sequence ATGAAATGGTCACGCGAAATCTCTAACGGAATTGCTTATTACTCTAGTGGTAATCAAGACAGTAATCATGAAAACGACAAAACCACTCCCATCGTTTTTGTTCATGGCGTGGGTTTGCGAGCAGAAAGCTGGTATCAGCAGGTATCAGCCTTTAACGACCGTTATCGTTGCTATGTGATTGATATGCCAGGACATGGGGAAAGCGATTTATTGCCCAATCCCACGCTTACGTTAGAAGACTTTGCCGCGGCTCTAAACAACTTTATCCAAAACGTGGTTGGAGAGCCTGCCATTATCGTTGGACACTCTTTAGGCGCAATGACTGCATTACAAACGGCGGTCAGTTACCCAAAAATCGTTAGAGGCGTTGCCGCGTTCAACGCCATCTATAATCGTCCTGACAATGCGGCGCAAGATGTACAAACTCGCGCTGAATCACTACTTAATGATCTTGAGCAAAATGTGACTGATAAGCCGATTGCCAGATGGTTCGATGGTAATCCGCAATATGATAACGAGGCAGAGCTGTGCCGCTCATGGCTAAATAATGGTAACCGTTTGGGGTACGCGCAAGCTTATCAAATGTTTGCACATCTGCGCGGTATTCCAGCAGCAGAGCTCAAAACCATTACTGTTCCTGCATTATTGCTGACGGGGGAGATGGACATCAATTCTAGCGCTAAGATGTCGCTCACGATGGCTGATATCTTGCCAAATGCCAATGCTGTTATTGTTCCAGAAGCGCGCCATATGACACAAATGACACACGCCAATGCCGTTAATAGTGCCTTGGAAAGGTTTTTTGCCCAGTGCGACTCGCACCATACGGCCAATGTGTAA
- a CDS encoding amino acid synthesis family protein, which translates to MQKPEIRKIVTFEEETLIEGYKSADTPLRMFAVAAVVTNPWAGRYAEDLQPEIKAFAPVLGKLLTDKIIALAGGADKIEAYGKAAVVGLNGEIEHASGLIHTLHFGNFYREALSANTYLAFTNTRGTANTPIMVPLMDKDDAGRRSHYLTIQFAIPDAPRDDEVVIVLGGATGGRPHHRIGDRYQDLKDLGHDLNNPAAV; encoded by the coding sequence ATGCAAAAACCAGAAATCAGAAAGATTGTCACTTTTGAAGAAGAGACCTTGATTGAAGGCTACAAGTCAGCCGACACACCTCTACGCATGTTTGCGGTTGCAGCTGTTGTGACCAACCCATGGGCTGGTCGTTATGCTGAAGATTTGCAACCCGAAATCAAAGCGTTCGCACCTGTCTTAGGTAAGCTACTGACTGACAAAATCATTGCCTTAGCAGGCGGGGCTGACAAGATTGAAGCTTATGGCAAAGCCGCTGTGGTGGGTTTAAATGGCGAAATCGAACACGCATCAGGTCTGATTCATACCCTACATTTTGGTAATTTTTATCGTGAAGCCTTGTCTGCCAATACGTATTTAGCCTTTACCAATACGCGCGGCACAGCCAACACTCCTATCATGGTTCCACTGATGGACAAAGATGATGCTGGTCGCCGCTCTCATTATTTGACGATTCAATTTGCTATTCCTGATGCGCCTCGCGACGATGAAGTGGTGATTGTGTTAGGCGGTGCCACTGGTGGTCGTCCCCATCATCGCATTGGTGATCGTTACCAAGATTTAAAAGATCTCGGTCATGATTTGAATAATCCAGCCGCCGTTTAA
- a CDS encoding GntR family transcriptional regulator — MLEKVEKPKTLKDTALEQLRLAIMIGQLAPGQRLVERTICEQLGVSRTVVRECIRHLESEHLVTFSAGGSSVAVLESDEIRQIYHLRAMLESEAVRHCAEQASPELVELLQEGLIQIRDNLHAGDVVEALAHSYAFYERLFVTAGMTVAWELTERLNGRIGRLRFMTLSTKERSVKGPNNLQEIVNNIAKGDSKAAVKACRKHIDEACRMGLHLNQQ; from the coding sequence ATGTTAGAAAAAGTAGAAAAACCAAAGACCTTAAAAGACACAGCGCTAGAGCAATTGCGCTTGGCTATCATGATTGGACAGCTGGCACCAGGTCAACGATTGGTAGAGCGTACTATTTGCGAGCAGTTGGGAGTCAGTCGCACCGTGGTACGAGAGTGTATAAGGCACTTAGAGAGCGAGCATTTGGTGACTTTTTCTGCAGGTGGCTCTTCAGTGGCTGTGCTCGAGAGCGATGAGATTCGCCAAATCTATCATTTGCGTGCCATGCTCGAGAGTGAAGCGGTTCGTCATTGTGCTGAGCAAGCCAGCCCTGAGTTAGTAGAATTATTGCAAGAAGGGTTGATTCAAATTCGAGACAACTTGCATGCAGGGGATGTGGTCGAAGCACTCGCGCATTCTTATGCCTTTTACGAGCGTCTCTTTGTGACGGCTGGCATGACGGTTGCGTGGGAGTTGACAGAGCGGTTGAATGGTCGTATCGGTCGTTTGCGCTTTATGACCTTATCGACCAAAGAGCGTTCTGTTAAAGGCCCAAACAATCTACAAGAAATCGTCAACAATATTGCCAAAGGTGACAGTAAAGCTGCTGTCAAAGCTTGCCGCAAACATATCGATGAAGCCTGCCGTATGGGTTTGCATCTCAATCAACAATAA
- a CDS encoding carboxymuconolactone decarboxylase family protein, with protein MDKTRFELGLTKRKATLGAEYVEKNLQAADDFNRPFQEAMTEWCWGFGWGDEAIDAKTRSLMNLTMIAALGKMHEWELHLNGAITNGCSVEEIRATIHAIAIYCGVPQGVECFRIARQVLTTRGLLES; from the coding sequence ATGGATAAAACACGATTTGAACTTGGTCTTACCAAGCGTAAAGCCACGTTAGGTGCTGAATATGTAGAAAAAAACCTACAGGCAGCCGATGATTTTAACCGTCCGTTTCAAGAAGCCATGACAGAATGGTGCTGGGGTTTTGGTTGGGGTGATGAGGCCATCGACGCCAAAACCCGTTCACTGATGAACCTAACCATGATTGCGGCACTCGGCAAAATGCATGAGTGGGAGCTGCATCTAAATGGCGCCATTACTAATGGCTGTTCTGTGGAAGAAATTCGCGCCACAATTCATGCCATCGCAATCTATTGCGGTGTACCACAAGGCGTAGAGTGCTTTCGTATTGCCCGTCAAGTATTGACCACACGCGGATTATTAGAATCCTGA
- a CDS encoding NAD-dependent succinate-semialdehyde dehydrogenase: protein MQLKNDALFRQQAFINGVWCDADNKQTHEVLNPATGEVIGTVPMMGANETRRAIEAADTAQSTWAKKTGKERSIVLRRWHTLIAENIEDLALLMTHEQGKPIGEAKGEIQSGLDYLEWFAEEAKRVYGDVIPGHMADKRLIVIKQPVGVTAAITPWNFPHSMISRKAGPALAAGCPMIVKPAMETPYSALAMAYLAQQAGIPDGIYSVVTGDPVAIGEEMTTNPMVKKISFTGSTRVGKILMKQCADTVKKMSMELGGNAPFIVFDDADIDAAVTGAMMSKYRNSGQTCVCANRLFVQAGVYEAFSQKLAEQVRAIKVGNGLESGVTQGPLISKAAADNTEALVEDAKNKGATVLCGGQRVDADKNFFNPTILTDVNNDMRIANEEIFAPIAPIFKFDTDEEAVALANRTEYGLAGYFYSRDIGRVWRIAEALEVGMVGVNTGMLTTELAPFGGVKESGMGREGSKYGIEEYVETKYICLDIN, encoded by the coding sequence ATGCAATTAAAGAACGATGCGTTGTTTAGACAACAAGCTTTTATCAATGGGGTGTGGTGTGATGCTGATAATAAGCAAACCCATGAAGTACTGAATCCGGCGACAGGGGAGGTCATTGGTACGGTACCAATGATGGGAGCTAATGAAACTCGCCGTGCCATTGAAGCTGCGGACACTGCACAATCAACATGGGCAAAAAAAACGGGTAAAGAGCGCAGTATCGTTTTGCGTCGTTGGCACACGCTGATTGCCGAAAACATCGAAGATTTGGCATTGCTGATGACCCATGAGCAAGGCAAGCCAATCGGTGAAGCCAAAGGGGAGATTCAAAGCGGACTGGATTATCTAGAATGGTTTGCTGAAGAAGCGAAACGGGTTTATGGTGATGTGATTCCTGGCCACATGGCAGATAAGCGTCTGATCGTCATCAAACAACCTGTTGGGGTTACCGCAGCCATCACCCCGTGGAATTTTCCACACTCAATGATCAGCCGTAAGGCAGGGCCTGCCTTAGCAGCGGGTTGTCCAATGATTGTAAAACCTGCGATGGAGACGCCATACTCAGCATTGGCAATGGCGTATCTGGCACAGCAAGCGGGTATTCCTGACGGCATTTATAGCGTAGTGACAGGTGATCCAGTGGCAATTGGGGAAGAGATGACCACAAACCCGATGGTCAAAAAAATCAGCTTCACCGGTTCAACGCGCGTGGGCAAAATCTTGATGAAACAGTGTGCGGATACGGTCAAAAAAATGTCGATGGAGCTGGGTGGCAATGCGCCTTTCATTGTTTTTGACGATGCAGACATAGACGCTGCCGTTACTGGTGCGATGATGAGTAAATATCGCAACAGTGGGCAAACATGCGTGTGCGCCAATCGCTTATTTGTGCAAGCGGGCGTTTATGAAGCGTTTTCACAAAAACTGGCAGAACAAGTACGCGCCATAAAAGTGGGCAATGGCTTAGAGTCAGGTGTAACACAAGGCCCGCTAATTTCAAAAGCCGCTGCTGATAATACAGAAGCATTGGTTGAAGATGCCAAAAACAAAGGCGCGACGGTTCTGTGCGGTGGTCAACGAGTCGATGCGGATAAAAATTTCTTTAATCCAACCATTCTGACCGATGTCAACAATGACATGCGGATTGCCAATGAAGAAATCTTTGCGCCAATCGCGCCGATTTTCAAATTTGACACAGACGAAGAGGCAGTTGCCTTAGCCAATCGTACTGAATATGGCTTGGCGGGTTATTTTTATAGTCGAGACATTGGCCGTGTTTGGCGTATCGCTGAAGCGCTTGAAGTCGGTATGGTCGGCGTCAACACAGGTATGTTGACCACAGAGTTGGCACCGTTTGGCGGGGTTAAAGAATCTGGTATGGGGCGTGAAGGATCAAAATATGGTATCGAAGAATATGTTGAAACCAAATATATCTGCTTAGATATCAACTGA
- a CDS encoding LysR family transcriptional regulator: protein MNVSRKPAVMDRIDAMRAFVSVVTEGSFSNAATAMQLSPQLVSKYVSKLEERLEIRLLNRTTRKVSLTEAGTHYFQHAQQILLSIDDMESKLGGFQQKPKGTLRISAPVSFALKHMAQLITDFQALYPSVNVDLQLTDRKVDIVEEGFDVALRIGQLKSSSLIAKQVAPIRVILCASPDYLKKYGVPRNPEDLKNHRYLHYSYMERSNKEEIYQWLSIESSQRDGGLSSNNGDLLVNAAIAGAGLALQPTFIASEALVEGKLVIVLPEYEPETLGLYAVYAHRKLLPHKIRCFIDFIEGYYGSPPYWDKPIPAK, encoded by the coding sequence ATGAATGTCTCAAGGAAACCAGCAGTAATGGACAGAATCGATGCCATGCGAGCGTTTGTGTCAGTCGTCACTGAAGGCAGTTTCAGTAATGCCGCAACCGCGATGCAACTGTCGCCACAGTTAGTGAGCAAATATGTATCAAAGCTAGAAGAACGTCTTGAAATACGATTACTCAATCGCACTACGCGTAAAGTCAGTCTAACAGAGGCTGGTACGCATTATTTTCAGCATGCACAGCAAATATTATTAAGTATCGATGACATGGAGTCCAAATTGGGCGGGTTTCAACAAAAACCCAAAGGGACACTAAGAATCAGCGCGCCTGTTTCATTTGCATTAAAACACATGGCGCAACTCATCACAGATTTTCAGGCCCTCTACCCTTCAGTCAATGTCGATTTACAGCTGACGGATCGTAAGGTAGATATTGTTGAAGAAGGCTTTGATGTGGCACTTCGTATTGGACAGCTCAAAAGCTCTTCATTGATTGCCAAGCAAGTAGCGCCTATTCGAGTCATCTTATGTGCCTCGCCTGACTATCTTAAAAAATACGGCGTGCCTCGCAACCCTGAAGATTTAAAAAACCATCGTTATTTACATTACAGCTATATGGAAAGAAGCAATAAAGAAGAGATTTATCAATGGCTGAGTATAGAGAGCAGTCAGCGTGATGGTGGTTTGAGCAGTAATAACGGAGATTTGCTGGTCAATGCGGCGATAGCAGGTGCGGGTTTGGCGCTGCAACCCACTTTTATTGCCAGTGAAGCCCTTGTAGAAGGCAAGCTGGTGATAGTGCTACCTGAATATGAGCCCGAAACGTTAGGCTTGTATGCGGTTTATGCGCATAGAAAACTGCTGCCACATAAGATCCGATGCTTTATTGATTTTATCGAAGGGTATTACGGGTCACCACCCTACTGGGATAAACCGATACCCGCAAAATAA
- a CDS encoding DoxX family protein translates to MTNSTLNKIFLSEAGIAALVLRVPVGLILAAHGAQKLFGWFGGNGLAGTAGWMSSIGIEPGYLMAILAGSAEFFGGLALVLGLLTRPAAVVAAFTMIVAIFSVHIGNGLFASNNGYEYALTLLVVLVSLAIQGGGYLSLDNQLAKK, encoded by the coding sequence ATGACAAATTCAACCTTAAACAAAATCTTCCTATCAGAGGCTGGCATAGCCGCGCTAGTACTGCGTGTGCCAGTTGGTCTCATTCTAGCAGCACATGGCGCGCAAAAGTTATTTGGCTGGTTTGGTGGTAATGGGTTGGCAGGTACTGCTGGATGGATGAGCAGTATTGGTATTGAGCCAGGTTATTTGATGGCCATATTGGCTGGCAGCGCTGAATTTTTTGGTGGTTTAGCATTGGTATTAGGATTATTGACCCGACCAGCAGCAGTGGTTGCCGCATTTACGATGATCGTCGCTATTTTTTCGGTACATATTGGTAATGGTTTATTCGCAAGTAATAACGGTTATGAGTATGCGCTGACGTTATTGGTTGTATTGGTTTCTTTGGCGATACAAGGCGGCGGCTATCTAAGTCTTGACAATCAGTTGGCAAAAAAATAA